A genomic window from Flintibacter sp. KGMB00164 includes:
- a CDS encoding cell division protein SepF — protein sequence MGFLDEFKRLAHPYEDEEEDEFDEDFDASPRPVERRERPARSEQSYAPIDELEARRSNKVVNIRAATQLQVVLVKPERFENASEIADHLREKRTVVLNLESTNKEIARRLLDFLSGVAYANEGKIKKVAISTYIITPYNVDILGDLIDELENNGLYF from the coding sequence ATGGGATTTTTAGACGAGTTCAAGCGCCTGGCCCACCCCTATGAGGATGAGGAAGAGGACGAGTTTGACGAAGATTTTGATGCGTCTCCCCGTCCCGTGGAGCGCCGGGAGCGTCCCGCCCGCAGCGAGCAGAGCTATGCGCCCATCGACGAGCTGGAAGCCCGCCGCAGCAACAAGGTGGTCAACATCCGGGCGGCCACGCAGCTGCAGGTGGTGCTGGTAAAGCCCGAGCGCTTTGAGAATGCCAGTGAGATCGCCGACCACCTGCGGGAGAAGCGCACGGTGGTGCTCAACCTGGAGTCCACCAACAAGGAGATCGCCCGCCGTCTGCTGGACTTCTTGTCCGGCGTGGCCTACGCCAACGAGGGCAAGATCAAGAAGGTGGCTATCAGCACTTACATCATCACGCCCTACAACGTGGATATCCTGGGCGATCTGATTGACGAATTGGAGAACAACGGGCTGTATTTCTAA